The window CCTCAGGGCTATGTTCTCAGCCCTCTGTTGTTCACCCTCCTGACACACGACTGCACCGCCCTACACAGCTCTAACCACATCATCAAGTTCGCTGACGACACAACCGTGGTTGGACCCATCAGCAGCAACGACGAGTCAGAGTACAGAGATGCGGTTCAGTAGCTGGCGTTCTGGTGCAGTGAAAACAACCTGTCACTAAATATGGACAAAACCAAGGATATGATCGTCGACTTCAGGAAGACTCGCTCTACTCACACACCACTCAGCATCCACGGTTCCACAGTCGAGTCTGTTAACAGCACCAATTTCCTGGGAGTTCACATCTCAGACAACCTCACCTGGACCGCCAACACCACCTCCATCAccaaaaaggcccagcagcgcctCCACTTCCTGAGACGCCTGAAGCAGGCCAACCTCCCTCCTCCCACCCTCACCATGTTCTACAGGGGCATAATAGAGAGTGTTCTGACCAGCTGCATCCCCGTGTGGTTTGGAAACTGCAAAGTCGGTGACCTCAGCCAGCTACATCGGATCGTCAACGCAGCTGCAAAGATCATTGAAACATCTCTCCCTCTGCTACAGGACATTTTTCACAAACGCTGCATCAGTAAGACCTCCTGCATCGTGCGTGACCCGTCACACCCCTCACATGGACTCTTTTCCCTCCTCCCATCCGGCAGACGCTTCGCAGCATTGGGGCCCGATcctccagactgagagacagctttttcccacaagctatcagactcctgaactcacTACCAGCTCCCCCCACCCAATACACCCACACAAACCACTAACTGACTCTACCGGACTCCACATACCACTGCCTTTGTAAATACAGATGCTGCTCTATGGAGAATCCTACTCTCAGGAATCATGGTCATTTTAAACCACTTCAAAGTCACCTTAAATCTAAATTGTAAATTTTAGACTGTTATTAACCCTTTTACCTCAAAGTGTATATTTACTCCCCTTACCTCAGTCTCaaagtgtatatatatttattctttttattcttACTCTTTATATATTTCTTGTTGTTCTTTTGCACTGTATGGAACtagagcctcgtcgtctcgtctctatATACTGAACTGTATTTagcagagatgacaataaagtttactttgaatTTGAAGGGACGAACCAGTGTTATGTCAACACAACAGACAGCTTAGCAAAGAAGCAATTTTAAGTTGCATCTTCAGGCGCCGTTAAGTAGCAGCTTGTAGCAAAATCACAtaatttgtttccttttgtttaaATGAATATATGAAAATTGACAAAGATAAAATTgctgagataatcacagctTAAAAACTAGCACTCACCCGTCGATAATGTTTTCTGGTGGGTTATTTTCATCGCTGGATGCAACGAGGACAACTTTCGCACCTAAAGAAGTTAAAGACGACTCAATCATCGCACAGAAAAGGTTATAGTCTCCGAGGCTTTCTGGTTTTTCtataacaaaacacaacaaatgctTTGTTTACAGATTCTTAAGGGGGGAAAGTCGTCAATTGCCGTTACCAAGCCAACCACTGCGTCGCAAGATATAGACGTCGCAATGTTGTACGTCACAATTTCCGACGCACGCTGCTAGTTAGATGTTTAGGAGTTAGCGGCTAGCACTGGATACAGCAATTGTTCACATGGCGAACGGATGCAAGGAAGTGCTTTTTACGCGCGGAACTGGACAGGCGAGTAATAATGCAGTattacgcggaggaacatgacTTATATGACGCTTCTATGCTGTCTGTACAGTTGTTTGAGGCGGTGAGCTATATAGCTAAAAGCTAAACCAACGTTGAGTTAGACTAAGTTAAGATATGAGAAAAGTAATAAAAGAAGTCAAGCCGGAAATACACAATATACCAGATGTGCTTCAATAAACAAAACGTGGCTTTATTGGAATATACCATTGTGGATATGCGTtacaaaaatgctttacaaAGTAGTTTTAGGTTGAGTTGCAACAGTTCATAGGAGACAAAGGTGTACTGTACAATAAGCCTAAAATCCTTTGCATCCTGCCTCTGTTTTTGCATGCACTGCTTGTAAGATGCTTCATTATAATTGTGGATTtaagacagatttaaaaataataatttagcaACATTTAATGTGTTCGTCTTTTTGTATGCTGTTTATCCTGTTTTCTACGAAAGAAATTGATTAATTATTCATCATAAATTGTTTAAAGTCTTTCTGCTCTTCAGCACACCGTCTTTTACTATTTAGTGAATTATTTTGACACATCAAATAAATATTGGCTGTAAATGTCATCTGGTTTGCaggtattatttattatttttaaatcacgTAATGTTTagccattatttatttatacccattaaaaacacatgttTGTATTGTAAAGACTCCAAATTTGTTGTTCTCTTCCAGAGTGATGATTCAGACATCTGGGATGACACCGCACTGATAAAGGCTTATGACAAGGCAGTTGCATCTTTCAAGGTAACTTGGGATTATTGCAGTATGTGTGAATGTTAAATGTTGTTTGCTATTTTAAAGTCTCTTCTTGATTTGCGTGTTAGACTGCCCTTAAGGGTGAAGATGAGCCACAAATCTCAAAGAAAAACCAACCAGGAAAGAAACGCAAGAACAACAAGAAGAACCAGAGTAGGAAAAGAAACAATGCAGCACCAGAAAAAGAGGTGAGGAACTGGAACTAAAGCTACAAATACATTTGAAGGGGAAAAGGTTTAGAGTTAAATATTTACACATGATTTACAAAGTTGTCAGAGGTATCAAACTGGAGAGTACATTTTAACATAAGTCAGTTTAGATTCTGTGTTTCAAATCAGTGGTCGAAATGTGTCTTTCATTTACAGTTTCTACAGTTATGGTTAGAAGTTTAACTACACTTATCACAAGCATGATTGTCATCATAATTTTAAggattttaatgatttctttgaactgttctttttactTTGTGGAGTGATTGCAcagcatacagtggggcaaaaaagtatttagtcagccaccgattgtgcaagttcccccacttaaaatgatgacagaggtcagtaatttgcaccagaggtacacttcaactgtgagagacagaatgtgaaaaaaaaatccatgaatccacatggtaggatttgtaaagaatttattcgtaaatcagggtggaaaataagtatttggtcacctcgaacaaggaaaatctctggctctcacagacctgtaacgtcttctgtaagaagcttttctgtcccccactcgttacctgtatgaatggcacctgtttgaactcatcacctgtataaaagacacctgtccacagcctcaaacagtcagactccaaactccgccatggccaagaccaaagagctttcgaaggacaccaggaaaagtattgtagacctgcaccagactgggaagagtgaatctacaataggcaagcagcttggtgtgaaaaaatcaactgtgggagcaatcatcagaaaatggaagacatacaagaccactgataatctccctcgatctggggctccacgcaagatctcatcccgtggggtcaaaatgatcatgagaacggtgagcaaagatcccagaaccacacgggggcaCCTGGTgcatgacctgcagagagctgggaccaaagtaacaaaggtcaccatcagtaacacactacaacggcagggaatcaaatcccgcagtgccagacgtgttccgctgctgaagccagtgcatgtccaggcccgtctgaagtttgccagagagcacatggatgatacagcagaggattgggagaatgtcatgtggtcagatgaaaccaaagtagaactttttggtataaactcaacttgtcgtgtttggaggaagaagaatactgagttgcatcccaagaacaccatacctactgtgaagcatgggggtggaaacatcatgctatggggctgtttttctgccaaggggacaggacgactgatccgtgttaaggacagaatgaatggggccatgtatcgtgagattttgagccaaaacctccttccatcagtgagaactttgaagatgaaacgaggctgggtcttccaacatgacaatgatccaaaacacaccgcccgggcaacaaaggagtggctccgtaagaagcatttgaaagtcctggagtggcctagccagtctccagacctcaaccccatagaaaatctgtggcgggagttgaaagtccgtgttgctcggcgacagccccaaaacatcactgctctcgagaagatctgcatggaggaatgggccaaaataccagctactgtgtgtgcaaacctggtaaagacctatagtaaacgtttgacctctgttattgccaacaaaggttatgttacaaagtattgagttgtatttttgttattgaccaaatacttattttccaccctgatttacgaataaattctttacaaatcctaccatgtggattcatggatttttttttttcacattctgtctctcacagttgaagtgtacctctggtgcaaattactgacctctgtcatcattttaagtgggggaacttgcacaatcggtggctgactaaatacgtttttgccccactgtacatcctAAATGGGTtttaaaatcaagaatgtggtgGACAACTCATTTTTGGGAggtggattttctctaatccacacagagTGAAAAGTATAAATGCAGgcttaaatatatacatacgttCACTTAAATATTTTAGTAAGTGGTGCTGAAGGTTCAACAATGACTTAGAACTTGGCAAGGCCTATTAACTTGTCATTAGTGATCATGATTGACTAAAACAAATAGTTTCTCTGCCATCATAAATAGGATTTGCATGGCAGCAGTTATTGGATTGACCGGTGCTTGTTACAATAGGAAACTCCAGGCTATTCTATGAAGGTCTAAGAAGGAGATTCGTACATTTATACGAGTTGGGATGGTTTCGGAGCTGTCCCTAAACAACTTCAGATTTTAAGATAATCAGTTTAAACAATTGTAAGCAAGTAACAGTTACTTGGACACGTGACCTCTCATCCAAGGTCTCAAAGAAGACCCAATCTGTCACATTCTCAGATTAGATGAAATGTGTTAGGATGTCCAGGAACAACCCAGGAACTGCTGAGGCTCAAGTCTgccatgaactggaaactgctgCAACATCAGTGTCACTGTACACAGTGAAGCAAGTTTTGCATCACTGTGACGTGGAAGGGTGCCAACCAAGAAAGAAGCACCTTCACCAAAAGATCTTCAAGCCTGCCTGAAATTTGCAGCAGCCCACATGGACAAGCCAAATGTCTTGTGTAGAAAAGCTTTATGATCAAACAAGACAAAGGTTGAGCTATTTGTCCACAATGACAAGAGGTCTGTTTGGAGcagtaaagtttaaaaaaactggGAAAACTGGGTGTTCCAAAAGGACattgatcccaaacacacatcaaaactggATTTAGAATGGataaagcaggctaacattaagcTTTTGGAATTACCTTCCCAAAGCCCGACCGCACCCCCGTTGAAATTTGTGGACTTTGCTTAAAACCTGGGTTTGTGCAGGAAGCCAAcaaatttaaatgaactctagTAGTTCTGCTGAGAAGAATGATCAAATATTTAACCAGAAATACaccagaagcttgttgatggtTACCAAAAGCCATCTGGTGGAGATGCGACTTGCTCAGGGACATTTAACGCGTTATTCGGAGTATATGTATATTTGCCTTATGTATACTTTTGATCCCAcagaaatttaatttaaacttgTGCACCTCTTCTGCACCAtgttaccatgacattcatgcccatgatgagtattttttttctgaccacaactgtatccTGTTGGTAATTCAGAGACATTCAAAAACAGTGTTGTTTACACATGTTTACACTTTCACTTTAATTACAGTTTATGTTGTGTCACAGTGGCAGGTTGGGAATTCATGCAGTGCTTACTGGTCCGAGGATGGCCAGCTCTATGCAGCCACGATCGCCTCCATAGACAAGAAGAGAGGCACTTGTATAGTTGTTTATACAGGCTATGGCAACGAGGAGGAGCAGAATCTTGAAGACCTGCTGTCAGAGTTTTCGGAGGGTGATGAGGAATCAAATACCAAGGTAAACTAGTGCAAATAAATGCATTCACATAACAGCAGCACAATACAAATAACAATTCAGTTATTAGAAAATGGTAGTCTTGTTCCCTGACACAATTTGCACATAGTTTTTACCTTCATTATTCACATATGCACATCATGAATGTTAAAATAGCAAAACTAATATTGTGACCAAATCAggcttaaatatttttttaccattttatcAAATGGTGagtcatggaaatcactgccGATTAACAGATTGCTTTCTTAGTCTATTAAAACTTAGGACTAAGGATGGATAGATGGGTTAGCgctttctgtttttgtctggATCATTTCTtactgcttcccaaacaaattcAGATATGTTTATGGATTTCTCTGTATTTGTTCCCAGTGGTGTGAAATTGGGGCGAAAGATCAAAGCAGTATGTCTTTGCTATCCATAGGTGCATGAAGCAGAATCTTCAACGGAGGAGAGTGACAGGTCAGCTACtccaaaccagcacaaacagtCACCTAATAAGGGCCACAAGTCCAAGACCCACAAAGAATCACCTCCTATGTGGGCTCCTGGATTTCCTCCAATACCACCTCCCATGCATGCTTTCAGACAGGTAAGAAGAAAGGATCTTTAGGGAGCTGATTCATTATTAGTCTGCCAACAAAATTACTTTCatgcttatttttgtttttaaattgtgattaaatcattttcaGGTATTAATTAAATTCCCGATAGGAGGTTGAATGTTTGTTGTATTCAGAAAGAGGAAACGTGAGCAAAGTGTTTATAACCTGAACACTAAAGATAGAATATGAAAATTTATTGCAGGACTGGATTGTAATAGGCCCAATTTCTTTATGTGGACCCAACTGTAAAGAGTAGAAAAGAAatagtgtgttttaaaaaatattgtacATTATCTTAAGCCTTCTTTGAGCCTCTACATGCTGACTGTTCAGTTTAAAAGCATACATACACTTATTATGGACATGAATTTGTGGCTTTTAGTGCTTTCCAGGAAATGTGGGGACTAATGCTTGTAATAATGATggatattaaaaacaaaaaagttttaaCTAATCTTTGACTTGAAATCAAAAAGCATCAGAGTTATAAATACAAATCATCAACAAATTTgcttaaatgttcttttttgtttgtttgtttgcaccaTGATATACATATTTTACCTCTTTTCTTGACAAAAGTTAAAATCTTAAATTTATGGTCTTCTGGCACAGCTCTTACTAAGcatatttcacttttttataTGGTTGTATTCAGctattgaattttatttcaaATGCCTTATTTTTACACTGAGCTTTGTGTTTTATCCAACTTTAATGAGTGTTTGATCATCGTCCTGCAAAACGACACAACTGTTTCCAGGTTTCAAACATCTATCTGATGTTTTGAGCTTATGATGAAGAATTCTGGAAAGTCCTTCTCATTCATTAACTTATATTCAgaggtgcacataagtggtccgcaggtgcgcattcactgtcaaaataaaaaaacgcgcaccagataagaagttgcaacgcgcgtttgcatACATATAaaaaggcactgtttttgtccgctagagtgggattttcacagcatattctgcaccacatctctgtgcattCATcgtttgtttgaagccagctcacctcctcaCCACTTTTCCGGGAATATGCGCTGCTTTtgcggttcggactccttctgacatttctttggaggtggaggaacaccaaagtaattgcttaaaggagcttgcttcttcgacatctttaagagttctaaacaaatgtctgtcctcctccagaaaatcctatgtacgcaaacgcgttgcaacttcttatcttgtgcgtgtttgttattttgacagcgaatgcgcacctgcggaccacctATGTGCACCCGTGCTTATATTAATTTAACTGGCAGTAGATCAGCCTCTCAgtatgatgctgccaccaccatgcgTAACAATCATGATGAGGTTTAAGTgtctcagcttttttttttttttttttttttttaattctcatgtGGGAAGCAACAAACTTTATTTGAGCTCGAAAGTTTTGATTTTGGACACCAGCCACTTGGTCCAAAACCTCACTAACTTTGGACTGTGACAATGTTGTTTAAGCAGCTTCTGTTTCATGACAAGCCTGCACTTTGTGATTATCTTTGAATTTGCATTGGTGTAGAAATGCTTACAGTAATCATGCCTGTCTTGTCCGATGTTTCGTTGGTATTGATCAATCCAGTTAGTGTTGTCGAACTAACCTTCCTTGGCACAGAAAAGTTACCACTTAGGCAGACACTAACCAAAGCTAAAAGGCCATGCACCTTGCCCTTTTTTTCTAGACCTCTTGCATTAACAGTTGGAgtggatttgttttttaataatccCTACCACCACCACATCACCTCTATCAGGCTGGTCTCAGCTCCCCAGGCTTAACAATGTGCAATCATTTTGCCTCACAGAGCAATTCAAAGATATCAATAAAAGCCTAATATTTCCATGATATTTATGTCCATGTTGAGAAGAAGTTATTTTGAGTAAAAGAATTGTAAGACATCAGACTGCGCTTACTTCAGTTTAGATAAGTTTCCCTAATGAAAATAGTTTCAAGCCTCTCTCGTTATCTTGGGTACTTTATGTGGTAATGATATTACAAGCTGTTgatttccatctttgtgtcttttgtctTGCACCAGGGGAGCAGCAAGCGATCTGGTAGTCATGGGCCTGTACCTCCTCCATGGCCTCCCATGATGCCTTTTGGTCCACCGGTGAGTTGGGATCAATTTTTACCCTTAGCAAAGCTAAAGGAGTGTGTTTACTCTACAGCAGGTAGATACAGTTTAGGATATAACATGTTAGGGTCTAACAAATGGCAACGTTAAACACCAACAACTGCATCCTGAACATTCGCTCTGCTGTTGATGCCTCCACCTTAGAtggttcctccacctccaccaaTGAGCCCTGACATGGTGGATGATGAAGCCTTGGGCAGCATGCTCATCTCCTGGTATATGAGTGGATATCACACAGGATACTATCTGGTACGTGCACAGAGCCCTGCTGGCTTCTTGGGAGGTTATAACATGGATTTGGAGCTTGTACATACCTCACCTTTTGTTATGCTGTAAATAGTAGTCAATTGTTTATGGTAATGTTGATGCTTTTCCTTTGCCTTTTTGGTTAAGttgctttatttttcctttcagaTTTTTAGGAATATGTAAAAGTCATGGATTCATAAAATGAGTAATATTTTGGGGGTTATTGTGTTTTCGTAGGGGCTGAAACAAGGGCGCAAAGAAGCTTCCAACTGGACAAAACAGCATCACAAATGAAGCCCTGCTTGTTATGTCTGTCTGTTCATATGAAGTAATGGAAGAAAATTTTGTATTCTTTGTAAATAGATGAAATAAAGACTATGAGAACACAGCGGGTACCTGTTCTTGGATATAGTTTCAATTATGCTAGAAAAGACTGTATACATTATTTTTTTGTACAGTGCAATTGCTTAATAAGATCCACTttatcactttaaaaaaaaaaaaaatttctaatTGATTTTACAGAAtggcaaaaaacccccaaaggaTTACTGGATATTACTTGTGTGTATGCGATGAACTCAGTAGCATATGGTTGTAATGGCAAATATTGTCCAGTAGAAGTCAGACTGGTGTAATGTATTTATAGGAAAATGTGGCATGAATACATCATCAGCTGTTTTTTAAGTCCTGTTCAAAACAACGGCCGCACAAAGGAACATTTTATGCCACCATTAGTTTGTATACTGTACACTTGCCATCCTTAGAATTCGATTCCAACCCAGACTTCAGTCCTGTGTTTAGTCCCTCTGGTGATTTCCACACTGTTAATTCAGAGAGTCTTTCCAATATGTTCCTTGGATACGAGCTCCCCATTTTCCCTGAGGTATTCCCTCATCTGCTGCCCGATATAGAATCACATCCATCATAATCTTTTTCAGCTCACATCACGTAGACGCATATTTCAGGCTGATAGAAGGCACAGTTTCAGCTACAGACAGTATTACAGTGAACTAGTCGTGCAGATAAAGATTGATTAGAGAAAAGTACTGAGACATTAGGAccacagacagatacagacaaATGGAGGGAAAAACCTGtggaggcgtcacggtgtggaTAAATATATATTAACATGCTACAGCCTTAACAATCACCCAATTAACGCCTTTGGAATATTTTGGACCTGTGGGCACTCTCCAACACAATCAACATCAAATGAGGGAATATTTAATAAAAGGCTTATGTTTCGAGGACTGAAGCAGTTCTAATGCAATTTCTCTgccaatttttctttttaatgtcttTTGTACTTGACAAATTCTTTGGGAGATATTTCCAGTAGGAACACCTAGATTTCAAAACTCCATTTTGCCACAAATTAGGCATATTACTTTCTTGGCTCTAATATTTTGTATAATGACAACTCAGGGTCTGCTCGTGACTTTCTTTCCAATGTCCTGAAAACTATGCTGGAATGTTTGAGGTTTAATAGTGTAGGAACAGAGGAGGAAATGGGACGATGGTTGCAGATactttgttcatttttatatttagaaTATAGAAAACCACATGCAATTACAGTGGCAACAGCCACAATCATGCTGCTGAAGCTGTGCCACATTCATTTCATGAACATATTTCCTATATTTCCTCTACTTTATGCTCATTCTTCCTGAAGTGGTGAGCaatttgtgtgtgagagcgagAGAAGGTTGAACAGAATATGGTTTTGTGATAGGTTGTAACAGCATGATTGTCTCctggcttttttttgttttgttttgttgtttttttttttataccatGTGATCGTCCTCCAGCTGCTCCATAGCCATTGCTTGACAGAAGAGCAGTCTCTTTGTTTGTGTACTGGCTGTGGTCGGCATTTTATTGCCCACTGTGACTGCCAGTGTTTACTGCTGTATTTGATTCTCACTGCAgcagtctttttgttttctttttctttctttttttgctgttttgtgtgcatgtgcgggGGCAAAAGAGAGAGAACAGGAGAAGAAAGAGGGACGGTAACAGGAGAAAATGTAGTTTGTGGAATTTACAAATAGAATATGCACTATAAATGAGGGGTGATAAACCAGACTTATCTTTTCCCCACAGATGGGTCTAAAATCTGCCACGGCGAGGCTTGCACATAAGCCCATTGCTTGCCTGACTCTGCAGCAAACTGAGCTGCCCAAAGGGCTCAGTGGAGcccagtgaggagttgaaaggGGGTCAGACCTTGCTTGGGAAAGCACCGCTCCCCTCTGTGACTGTCTACCCCCTACTGACCAGAACTACATGAAGCATGTAAACATAATCTGCATTTCACATAGGTCCTTCTAGGAAACAGACAGACATCCAAGTGAGATCGCATTGCTGCATGAGTTACAGTGCCTTTAGCTATTTACCCAAGCTCCCAACATCAACAAACAACCTGCTTTTAGATAAGAGACTTTGGGGGATTTTTAGAGAAACGGGAGCTGTGCTAAccccttttcctttttccacaAAGATAGAGCGCCAAACATTCACTGCAGTCAACATTACATCTTGAAAATAGTGGCACAAACACCATTAACACCAAACGCAACAAAATGTTTGTTGACACAGTTAAATATAAATTTGCACTATTAAGCAGAACTGGTAAAACTCAGCTCTATGTGTTAAATCACAGATTTAAAGTGTCGGTGAGGGCTGCGTACCAACCTGAGTA is drawn from Maylandia zebra isolate NMK-2024a linkage group LG12, Mzebra_GT3a, whole genome shotgun sequence and contains these coding sequences:
- the smn1 gene encoding survival motor neuron protein 1 — translated: MANGCKEVLFTRGTGQSDDSDIWDDTALIKAYDKAVASFKTALKGEDEPQISKKNQPGKKRKNNKKNQSRKRNNAAPEKEWQVGNSCSAYWSEDGQLYAATIASIDKKRGTCIVVYTGYGNEEEQNLEDLLSEFSEGDEESNTKVHEAESSTEESDRSATPNQHKQSPNKGHKSKTHKESPPMWAPGFPPIPPPMHAFRQGSSKRSGSHGPVPPPWPPMMPFGPPMVPPPPPMSPDMVDDEALGSMLISWYMSGYHTGYYLGLKQGRKEASNWTKQHHK